In one Vulgatibacter incomptus genomic region, the following are encoded:
- the egtC gene encoding ergothioneine biosynthesis protein EgtC, giving the protein MCRLLGYLGPQVPLGSLIAERPHSLVRQSYLPRELRSATVNADGWGAGFYVDGEREPCLYASTSPIWADANLPHLGRAIRSGCVVAAVRSATEPSSIAQANTQPFARGRLAFLHNGFIARFRQTVQRRLCASLSDATYAGIAGTSDSEHLFALIAERLGAREGAEAMRDAAARAVADVSAWAVEAGSEAHFSIVLADGESLVALRSSTGGDPPSLYVLHDRDTATPHVLVASEPLDGAAGWRPVAPNRTIVATLGDGLRDEPL; this is encoded by the coding sequence ATGTGCAGGCTCCTCGGCTACCTCGGCCCCCAGGTGCCTCTCGGCTCATTGATCGCCGAGAGGCCCCACTCCCTCGTCCGGCAGAGCTACCTGCCGCGCGAGCTGCGCAGCGCCACGGTGAACGCCGACGGCTGGGGAGCCGGCTTCTACGTGGACGGCGAGCGTGAGCCCTGCCTCTACGCGAGCACCTCGCCCATCTGGGCGGACGCGAACCTGCCCCACCTGGGTAGGGCGATCCGATCGGGCTGCGTCGTCGCCGCGGTCCGGAGCGCGACCGAGCCGTCGAGCATCGCGCAGGCGAACACCCAGCCCTTCGCCAGGGGCCGGCTCGCCTTCCTCCACAACGGCTTCATCGCGCGCTTCCGCCAGACGGTGCAGCGCCGGCTCTGCGCCTCTCTCTCGGACGCGACCTACGCGGGGATCGCGGGGACCAGCGACTCCGAGCACCTCTTCGCGCTGATCGCCGAGCGGCTGGGAGCGCGCGAGGGAGCGGAGGCGATGCGTGACGCCGCCGCTCGGGCCGTCGCGGACGTGAGCGCCTGGGCGGTGGAGGCGGGGAGCGAGGCCCACTTCTCGATCGTCCTCGCCGACGGCGAGTCGCTGGTCGCCCTGCGATCGTCGACGGGCGGCGATCCGCCGAGCCTCTACGTGCTCCACGACCGAGACACGGCGACGCCCCACGTGCTCGTCGCGTCGGAGCCCCTCGACGGGGCAGCCGGGTGGCGGCCGGTGGCGCCGAACCGGACGATCGTCGCCACCTTGGGCGACGGGCTTCGAGACGAGCCGCTCTGA
- the egtB gene encoding ergothioneine biosynthesis protein EgtB yields the protein MDDLEQGLEEARRSTLRLVEGLTDAEARTQYDPAFSPLAWHLGHVAWQEERWALRHVGGQEPIDPRLDGIYDTFVSEKRSRGRRLPPLEAIRAYAARVRESSLELLRHADPPAHGTFRFLAGHEHQHAETMAVVRLLAGLPLDSAGFAMPATPPAPTGPAFVEIPAGSFVLGAQGDLHAWDNEAKAHPVELPAYRIARDPVTNADWLAFMDDGGYADDRLWDDDGRRWRNEAKAVAPLHWSRSPSGWTRRTLLGQRPVDPTHPVAHVSWHEASAFARFAGARLPTEAEWERAASWAQGAKRRWPWGEGAPPDGVNIGLTIGDTSPCEAHAASPCGARALAGNVWEWTSSFFDAYPGFTAGAYRGYSLPWFGEEHRVLRGGCHLTHPSIARTTFRNWFVPGMRAYPSGLRLAESP from the coding sequence ATGGACGACCTCGAGCAGGGGCTGGAGGAGGCACGGCGCTCGACCTTGCGCCTCGTGGAAGGTCTCACCGACGCCGAGGCGCGGACGCAATACGACCCGGCCTTCTCGCCGCTCGCGTGGCACCTGGGCCACGTCGCCTGGCAGGAGGAGCGCTGGGCCCTTCGCCATGTCGGAGGGCAGGAGCCGATCGATCCGCGCCTCGACGGGATCTACGACACCTTCGTGAGCGAGAAGAGGAGCCGCGGGCGAAGGCTCCCGCCTCTCGAGGCGATCCGCGCCTACGCCGCTCGCGTACGGGAGAGCTCCCTGGAGCTCCTCCGCCATGCCGATCCTCCGGCGCACGGCACCTTTCGCTTCCTCGCCGGCCACGAGCACCAGCACGCCGAGACCATGGCGGTGGTGCGGCTCCTGGCTGGCCTTCCCCTCGATTCGGCCGGCTTCGCAATGCCGGCCACGCCACCGGCGCCGACGGGACCCGCCTTCGTCGAGATCCCGGCCGGGTCCTTCGTCCTCGGGGCACAGGGAGATCTCCACGCTTGGGACAACGAGGCGAAGGCCCACCCGGTCGAGCTGCCCGCCTACCGGATCGCCCGCGATCCCGTGACCAACGCCGACTGGCTCGCCTTCATGGACGACGGCGGCTACGCCGACGATCGCCTCTGGGACGACGACGGCAGGCGCTGGCGGAACGAGGCCAAGGCCGTGGCGCCGCTCCACTGGAGCCGATCCCCCTCCGGGTGGACGCGGCGGACGCTCCTCGGGCAGCGCCCGGTGGATCCCACGCATCCGGTGGCCCACGTCTCCTGGCACGAGGCGTCTGCCTTCGCCCGCTTCGCCGGCGCGAGGCTCCCCACCGAGGCGGAGTGGGAGCGGGCGGCCTCGTGGGCGCAGGGCGCGAAGCGGCGCTGGCCGTGGGGCGAGGGAGCGCCGCCTGATGGTGTGAACATCGGATTGACTATAGGTGACACGTCGCCCTGTGAGGCGCACGCGGCCTCTCCCTGCGGCGCGAGGGCCCTCGCCGGCAACGTCTGGGAGTGGACCTCGAGCTTCTTCGACGCGTACCCGGGCTTCACCGCCGGCGCCTACCGCGGCTACAGCCTGCCCTGGTTCGGCGAGGAGCACCGGGTGCTCCGCGGAGGATGCCACCTCACGCATCCCTCGATCGCCCGCACCACCTTCCGCAACTGGTTCGTGCCGGGGATGCGCGCGTACCCCTCCGGCCTTCGGCTGGCCGAATCCCCCTGA
- a CDS encoding rhodanese-like domain-containing protein, translated as MSKLFLALAAAAALAVPSLALACPGHAEGHASCDHATCDKAACAEKGTECPHHQAKEAKASWKMMSLEELAAVSGKATIFDVNNADVRSKMGVIPGAILLSSASQYDTAKELPADKNAKLVFYCANTRCTASHVAAERALAAGYTDVNVLPAGIMGWKEAGKSVSQPKS; from the coding sequence GTGTCGAAGCTCTTCCTCGCCCTCGCCGCCGCAGCCGCTCTCGCGGTGCCTTCCCTCGCCCTCGCCTGCCCCGGCCACGCCGAAGGCCACGCGTCCTGCGATCACGCCACCTGCGACAAGGCCGCCTGCGCCGAGAAGGGCACCGAGTGCCCCCACCACCAGGCCAAGGAGGCGAAGGCCTCCTGGAAGATGATGTCGCTCGAGGAGCTGGCCGCGGTCTCGGGCAAGGCGACGATCTTCGACGTGAACAACGCCGACGTCCGCTCGAAGATGGGCGTGATCCCCGGCGCGATCCTCCTGTCCTCGGCGAGCCAGTACGACACGGCCAAGGAGCTCCCGGCGGACAAGAACGCCAAGCTCGTCTTCTACTGCGCGAACACCCGCTGCACCGCGTCGCACGTGGCGGCCGAGCGCGCCCTCGCCGCGGGCTACACCGACGTGAACGTGCTCCCTGCCGGCATCATGGGCTGGAAGGAAGCCGGCAAGAGCGTCTCCCAGCCGAAGAGCTGA